The proteins below are encoded in one region of Balaenoptera acutorostrata chromosome 11, mBalAcu1.1, whole genome shotgun sequence:
- the RABL2B gene encoding rab-like protein 2B isoform X5 yields MAGDRAKPCELDQEKYDADDNVKIICLGDSAVGKSKLVERFLMDGFQPQQLSTYALTLYKHTATVDGKTVLVDFWDTAGQERFQSMHASYYHKAHACIMVFDVQRKITYKNLSTWYTELREFRPEIPCIVVANKIDADIKMTQKSFNFARKFSLPLYFVSAADGTNVVKLFSDAIRLAVSYKQNSRDFMDEVLQELENISLEQEEEDTLDREQRGRIESPPPS; encoded by the exons ATGGCCGGGGACAGAGCCAAACCCTGTGAGCTGGACCAAGAGAAATACGATGCCGATGACAATGTGAAAATCATCTGCCTGGGGGACAGCGCTGTGGGCAAGTCCAA ACTTGTGGAGAGATTTCTCATGGATGGATT TCAGCCCCAGCAGCTGTCCACATACGCCCTGACCCTGTACAAGCACACGGCCACGGTAGACGGCAAGACCGTCCTTGTGG ACTTTTGGGACACAGCAGGCCAAGAGCGGTTCCAGAGCATGCACGCCTCCTACTACCACAAGGCCCACGCCTGCATCATG GTATTTGATGTGCAGAGGAAAATCACCTACAAGAACCTGAGCACCTGGTATACAGAGCTTCGGGAGTTCAGGCCAGAGATTCCATGCATTGTGGTGGCCAATAAAATCGATG CAGACATAAAGATGACCCAAAAAAGCTTCAATTTTGCCAGGAAGTTCTCCCTGCCCCTGTACTTTGTCTCAGCTGCTGATGGTACCAACGTTGTGAAG CTCTTCAGCGATGCGATTCGATTAGCTGTGTCTTACAAACAGAATTCCCGGGACTTCATGGATGAGGTTTTGCAGGAGCTTGAG AACATCAGcttggagcaggaggaggaggatacGCTGGACAGAGAGCAGCGTGGCCGCATCGAGAGCCCGCCTCCCTCCTGA
- the RABL2B gene encoding rab-like protein 2B isoform X7, which translates to MAGDRAKPCELDQEKYDADDNVKIICLGDSAVGKSKLVERFLMDGFQPQQLSTYALTLYKHTATVDGKTVLVGSQSCVHVADFWDTAGQERFQSMHASYYHKAHACIMVFDVQRKITYKNLSTWYTELREFRPEIPCIVVANKIDDRPMSYLLSTADIKMTQKSFNFARKFSLPLYFVSAADGTNVVKNISLEQEEEDTLDREQRGRIESPPPS; encoded by the exons ATGGCCGGGGACAGAGCCAAACCCTGTGAGCTGGACCAAGAGAAATACGATGCCGATGACAATGTGAAAATCATCTGCCTGGGGGACAGCGCTGTGGGCAAGTCCAA ACTTGTGGAGAGATTTCTCATGGATGGATT TCAGCCCCAGCAGCTGTCCACATACGCCCTGACCCTGTACAAGCACACGGCCACGGTAGACGGCAAGACCGTCCTTGTGG GCAGTCAGAGCTGTGTTCACGTTGCAGACTTTTGGGACACAGCAGGCCAAGAGCGGTTCCAGAGCATGCACGCCTCCTACTACCACAAGGCCCACGCCTGCATCATG GTATTTGATGTGCAGAGGAAAATCACCTACAAGAACCTGAGCACCTGGTATACAGAGCTTCGGGAGTTCAGGCCAGAGATTCCATGCATTGTGGTGGCCAATAAAATCGATG ACAGGCCCATGTCCTACCTTCTCTCTACAGCAGACATAAAGATGACCCAAAAAAGCTTCAATTTTGCCAGGAAGTTCTCCCTGCCCCTGTACTTTGTCTCAGCTGCTGATGGTACCAACGTTGTGAAG AACATCAGcttggagcaggaggaggaggatacGCTGGACAGAGAGCAGCGTGGCCGCATCGAGAGCCCGCCTCCCTCCTGA
- the RABL2B gene encoding rab-like protein 2B isoform X2: protein MAGDRAKPCELDQEKYDADDNVKIICLGDSAVGKSKLVERFLMDGFQPQQLSTYALTLYKHTATVDGKTVLVDFWDTAGQERFQSMHASYYHKAHACIMVFDVQRKITYKNLSTWYTELREFRPEIPCIVVANKIDDRPMSYLLSTADIKMTQKSFNFARKFSLPLYFVSAADGTNVVKLFSDAIRLAVSYKQNSRDFMDEVLQELENISLEQEEEDTLDREQRGRIESPPPS, encoded by the exons ATGGCCGGGGACAGAGCCAAACCCTGTGAGCTGGACCAAGAGAAATACGATGCCGATGACAATGTGAAAATCATCTGCCTGGGGGACAGCGCTGTGGGCAAGTCCAA ACTTGTGGAGAGATTTCTCATGGATGGATT TCAGCCCCAGCAGCTGTCCACATACGCCCTGACCCTGTACAAGCACACGGCCACGGTAGACGGCAAGACCGTCCTTGTGG ACTTTTGGGACACAGCAGGCCAAGAGCGGTTCCAGAGCATGCACGCCTCCTACTACCACAAGGCCCACGCCTGCATCATG GTATTTGATGTGCAGAGGAAAATCACCTACAAGAACCTGAGCACCTGGTATACAGAGCTTCGGGAGTTCAGGCCAGAGATTCCATGCATTGTGGTGGCCAATAAAATCGATG ACAGGCCCATGTCCTACCTTCTCTCTACAGCAGACATAAAGATGACCCAAAAAAGCTTCAATTTTGCCAGGAAGTTCTCCCTGCCCCTGTACTTTGTCTCAGCTGCTGATGGTACCAACGTTGTGAAG CTCTTCAGCGATGCGATTCGATTAGCTGTGTCTTACAAACAGAATTCCCGGGACTTCATGGATGAGGTTTTGCAGGAGCTTGAG AACATCAGcttggagcaggaggaggaggatacGCTGGACAGAGAGCAGCGTGGCCGCATCGAGAGCCCGCCTCCCTCCTGA
- the RABL2B gene encoding rab-like protein 2B isoform X1: MAGDRAKPCELDQEKYDADDNVKIICLGDSAVGKSKLVERFLMDGFQPQQLSTYALTLYKHTATVDGKTVLVGSQSCVHVADFWDTAGQERFQSMHASYYHKAHACIMVFDVQRKITYKNLSTWYTELREFRPEIPCIVVANKIDDRPMSYLLSTADIKMTQKSFNFARKFSLPLYFVSAADGTNVVKLFSDAIRLAVSYKQNSRDFMDEVLQELENISLEQEEEDTLDREQRGRIESPPPS; this comes from the exons ATGGCCGGGGACAGAGCCAAACCCTGTGAGCTGGACCAAGAGAAATACGATGCCGATGACAATGTGAAAATCATCTGCCTGGGGGACAGCGCTGTGGGCAAGTCCAA ACTTGTGGAGAGATTTCTCATGGATGGATT TCAGCCCCAGCAGCTGTCCACATACGCCCTGACCCTGTACAAGCACACGGCCACGGTAGACGGCAAGACCGTCCTTGTGG GCAGTCAGAGCTGTGTTCACGTTGCAGACTTTTGGGACACAGCAGGCCAAGAGCGGTTCCAGAGCATGCACGCCTCCTACTACCACAAGGCCCACGCCTGCATCATG GTATTTGATGTGCAGAGGAAAATCACCTACAAGAACCTGAGCACCTGGTATACAGAGCTTCGGGAGTTCAGGCCAGAGATTCCATGCATTGTGGTGGCCAATAAAATCGATG ACAGGCCCATGTCCTACCTTCTCTCTACAGCAGACATAAAGATGACCCAAAAAAGCTTCAATTTTGCCAGGAAGTTCTCCCTGCCCCTGTACTTTGTCTCAGCTGCTGATGGTACCAACGTTGTGAAG CTCTTCAGCGATGCGATTCGATTAGCTGTGTCTTACAAACAGAATTCCCGGGACTTCATGGATGAGGTTTTGCAGGAGCTTGAG AACATCAGcttggagcaggaggaggaggatacGCTGGACAGAGAGCAGCGTGGCCGCATCGAGAGCCCGCCTCCCTCCTGA
- the ACR gene encoding acrosin codes for MLPTAVLLVLAVSVVARDNITCDGPCGSRFRQNQQGGTRIIGGQAAALGAWPWMVSLQIFTYHNNRRYHVCGGTLLNSHWLLTAAHCFRNKKKVTDWRLIFGAKEVVWGSNKPVKPPLQERYVEKIIIHEKYSPGSEANDIALMKITPPVPCGHFIGPGCLPQFRAGPPRIPQTCWVAGWGFLKDNAPRTSPILQEARVDIIDLDLCNSTMWYNGRIRSTNVCAGYPEGKIDTCQGDSGGPLMCRESVENSYVVVGITSWGVGCARAKRPGVYTSTWSYLNWIASKIGSNALHMIQLPTPPPPSTPAPPAKPTSTQPSIRPPWYFQQPPRPPPSQSPTAVARPQPTAPPPPPPPPPPPPPPPPPPPPPPQPSTKPPQALSFAKRLQQLIEALKGKAFFDRKGTYEMETTDIPEQPASS; via the exons ATGTTGCCAACTGCCGTTCTGCTGGTCTTGGCAGTGTCTGTGGTCGCTAGAGATAACATCACGTGTGA CGGCCCCTGCGGGTCACGGTTCAGGCAGAACCAGCAAGGGGGCACGCGCATCATCGGTGGGCAGGCCGCGGCGCTCGGGGCCTGGCCCTGGATGGTCAGCCTCCAGATCTTCACGTACCACAACAATCGGCGGTACCACGTGTGCGGGGGCACCTTGCTGAACTCCCACTGGCTGCTCACTGCTGCTCACTGCTTCCGGAACAAAAA AAAAGTTACCGACTGGAGGCTGATTTTCGGAGCAAAGGAAGTTGTGTGGGGAAGCAATAAGCCAGTGAAGCCACCACTGCAGGAGAGATACGTTGAGAAAATCATCATTCACGAGAAATACTCCCCGGGTTCAGAGGCAAACGACATCGCTCTCATGAAGATCACCCCTCCTGTTCCCTGTGGGCACTTCATTGGACCAGGCTGCCTGCCCCAATTTCGGGCAGGCCCACCCAGAATTCCCCAGACATGCTGGGTGGCTGGCTGGGGATTCTTAAAAGACAATG CCCCCAGGACATCACCTATACTGCAGGAGGCACGTGTGGACATCATCGACCTCGACTTATGTAACTCGACCATGTGGTACAATGGGCGCATTCGTTCAACCAATGTGTGCGCAGGGTATCCTGAAGGCAAGATTGACACCTGCCAG GGGGACAGCGGCGGGCCTCTCATGTGCAGAGAGAGCGTGGAAAACAGCTACGTGGTCGTGGGAATCACAAGCTGGGGGGTAGGCTGTGCCCGAGCTAAGCGCCCCGGAGTCTACACGTCTACCTGGTCCTATCTGAACTGGATTGCTTCCAAGATTGGTTCTAACGCTTTGCACATGATTCAgttgcccacccctccccctccttctacTCCAGCACCCCCTGCTAAACCCACCTCCACTCAGCCTTCTATTCGCCCACCTTGGTACTTCCAACAACCTCCTCGACCACCTCCCTCCCAGAGCCCCACTGCAGTGGCCCGACCCCAACCCACAGCTCCACCGCCCCCGCCTCCTCCaccgccaccccctcccccaccgccaccccctccccctcccccaccgcaACCTTCCACTAAACCTCCCCAAGCACTTTCTTTTGCCAAGCGACTACAGCAGCTCATAGAGGCCTTGAAGGGGAAGGCCTTTTTTGACAGAAAGGGCACTTATGAAATGGAGACCACAGACATCCCAGAGCAGCCTGCCTCCTCCTGA
- the RABL2B gene encoding rab-like protein 2B isoform X3, with protein sequence MAGDRAKPCELDQEKYDADDNVKIICLGDSAVGKSKLVERFLMDGFQPQQLSTYALTLYKHTATVDGKTVLVGSQSCVHVADFWDTAGQERFQSMHASYYHKAHACIMVFDVQRKITYKNLSTWYTELREFRPEIPCIVVANKIDADIKMTQKSFNFARKFSLPLYFVSAADGTNVVKLFSDAIRLAVSYKQNSRDFMDEVLQELENISLEQEEEDTLDREQRGRIESPPPS encoded by the exons ATGGCCGGGGACAGAGCCAAACCCTGTGAGCTGGACCAAGAGAAATACGATGCCGATGACAATGTGAAAATCATCTGCCTGGGGGACAGCGCTGTGGGCAAGTCCAA ACTTGTGGAGAGATTTCTCATGGATGGATT TCAGCCCCAGCAGCTGTCCACATACGCCCTGACCCTGTACAAGCACACGGCCACGGTAGACGGCAAGACCGTCCTTGTGG GCAGTCAGAGCTGTGTTCACGTTGCAGACTTTTGGGACACAGCAGGCCAAGAGCGGTTCCAGAGCATGCACGCCTCCTACTACCACAAGGCCCACGCCTGCATCATG GTATTTGATGTGCAGAGGAAAATCACCTACAAGAACCTGAGCACCTGGTATACAGAGCTTCGGGAGTTCAGGCCAGAGATTCCATGCATTGTGGTGGCCAATAAAATCGATG CAGACATAAAGATGACCCAAAAAAGCTTCAATTTTGCCAGGAAGTTCTCCCTGCCCCTGTACTTTGTCTCAGCTGCTGATGGTACCAACGTTGTGAAG CTCTTCAGCGATGCGATTCGATTAGCTGTGTCTTACAAACAGAATTCCCGGGACTTCATGGATGAGGTTTTGCAGGAGCTTGAG AACATCAGcttggagcaggaggaggaggatacGCTGGACAGAGAGCAGCGTGGCCGCATCGAGAGCCCGCCTCCCTCCTGA
- the RABL2B gene encoding rab-like protein 2B isoform X8, with product MAGDRAKPCELDQEKYDADDNVKIICLGDSAVGKSKLVERFLMDGFQPQQLSTYALTLYKHTATVDGKTVLVGSQSCVHVADFWDTAGQERFQSMHASYYHKAHACIMVFDVQRKITYKNLSTWYTELREFRPEIPCIVVANKIDADIKMTQKSFNFARKFSLPLYFVSAADGTNVVKNISLEQEEEDTLDREQRGRIESPPPS from the exons ATGGCCGGGGACAGAGCCAAACCCTGTGAGCTGGACCAAGAGAAATACGATGCCGATGACAATGTGAAAATCATCTGCCTGGGGGACAGCGCTGTGGGCAAGTCCAA ACTTGTGGAGAGATTTCTCATGGATGGATT TCAGCCCCAGCAGCTGTCCACATACGCCCTGACCCTGTACAAGCACACGGCCACGGTAGACGGCAAGACCGTCCTTGTGG GCAGTCAGAGCTGTGTTCACGTTGCAGACTTTTGGGACACAGCAGGCCAAGAGCGGTTCCAGAGCATGCACGCCTCCTACTACCACAAGGCCCACGCCTGCATCATG GTATTTGATGTGCAGAGGAAAATCACCTACAAGAACCTGAGCACCTGGTATACAGAGCTTCGGGAGTTCAGGCCAGAGATTCCATGCATTGTGGTGGCCAATAAAATCGATG CAGACATAAAGATGACCCAAAAAAGCTTCAATTTTGCCAGGAAGTTCTCCCTGCCCCTGTACTTTGTCTCAGCTGCTGATGGTACCAACGTTGTGAAG AACATCAGcttggagcaggaggaggaggatacGCTGGACAGAGAGCAGCGTGGCCGCATCGAGAGCCCGCCTCCCTCCTGA
- the RABL2B gene encoding rab-like protein 2B isoform X6, whose amino-acid sequence MAGDRAKPCELDQEKYDADDNVKIICLGDSAVGKSKLVERFLMDGFQPQQLSTYALTLYKHTATVDGKTVLVDFWDTAGQERFQSMHASYYHKAHACIMVFDVQRKITYKNLSTWYTELREFRPEIPCIVVANKIDDIKMTQKSFNFARKFSLPLYFVSAADGTNVVKLFSDAIRLAVSYKQNSRDFMDEVLQELENISLEQEEEDTLDREQRGRIESPPPS is encoded by the exons ATGGCCGGGGACAGAGCCAAACCCTGTGAGCTGGACCAAGAGAAATACGATGCCGATGACAATGTGAAAATCATCTGCCTGGGGGACAGCGCTGTGGGCAAGTCCAA ACTTGTGGAGAGATTTCTCATGGATGGATT TCAGCCCCAGCAGCTGTCCACATACGCCCTGACCCTGTACAAGCACACGGCCACGGTAGACGGCAAGACCGTCCTTGTGG ACTTTTGGGACACAGCAGGCCAAGAGCGGTTCCAGAGCATGCACGCCTCCTACTACCACAAGGCCCACGCCTGCATCATG GTATTTGATGTGCAGAGGAAAATCACCTACAAGAACCTGAGCACCTGGTATACAGAGCTTCGGGAGTTCAGGCCAGAGATTCCATGCATTGTGGTGGCCAATAAAATCGATG ACATAAAGATGACCCAAAAAAGCTTCAATTTTGCCAGGAAGTTCTCCCTGCCCCTGTACTTTGTCTCAGCTGCTGATGGTACCAACGTTGTGAAG CTCTTCAGCGATGCGATTCGATTAGCTGTGTCTTACAAACAGAATTCCCGGGACTTCATGGATGAGGTTTTGCAGGAGCTTGAG AACATCAGcttggagcaggaggaggaggatacGCTGGACAGAGAGCAGCGTGGCCGCATCGAGAGCCCGCCTCCCTCCTGA
- the RABL2B gene encoding rab-like protein 2B isoform X4 — translation MAGDRAKPCELDQEKYDADDNVKIICLGDSAVGKSKLVERFLMDGFQPQQLSTYALTLYKHTATVDGKTVLVGSQSCVHVADFWDTAGQERFQSMHASYYHKAHACIMVFDVQRKITYKNLSTWYTELREFRPEIPCIVVANKIDDIKMTQKSFNFARKFSLPLYFVSAADGTNVVKLFSDAIRLAVSYKQNSRDFMDEVLQELENISLEQEEEDTLDREQRGRIESPPPS, via the exons ATGGCCGGGGACAGAGCCAAACCCTGTGAGCTGGACCAAGAGAAATACGATGCCGATGACAATGTGAAAATCATCTGCCTGGGGGACAGCGCTGTGGGCAAGTCCAA ACTTGTGGAGAGATTTCTCATGGATGGATT TCAGCCCCAGCAGCTGTCCACATACGCCCTGACCCTGTACAAGCACACGGCCACGGTAGACGGCAAGACCGTCCTTGTGG GCAGTCAGAGCTGTGTTCACGTTGCAGACTTTTGGGACACAGCAGGCCAAGAGCGGTTCCAGAGCATGCACGCCTCCTACTACCACAAGGCCCACGCCTGCATCATG GTATTTGATGTGCAGAGGAAAATCACCTACAAGAACCTGAGCACCTGGTATACAGAGCTTCGGGAGTTCAGGCCAGAGATTCCATGCATTGTGGTGGCCAATAAAATCGATG ACATAAAGATGACCCAAAAAAGCTTCAATTTTGCCAGGAAGTTCTCCCTGCCCCTGTACTTTGTCTCAGCTGCTGATGGTACCAACGTTGTGAAG CTCTTCAGCGATGCGATTCGATTAGCTGTGTCTTACAAACAGAATTCCCGGGACTTCATGGATGAGGTTTTGCAGGAGCTTGAG AACATCAGcttggagcaggaggaggaggatacGCTGGACAGAGAGCAGCGTGGCCGCATCGAGAGCCCGCCTCCCTCCTGA